In the Populus trichocarpa isolate Nisqually-1 chromosome 8, P.trichocarpa_v4.1, whole genome shotgun sequence genome, CGAATTTGGACCAGGTATATCTTGTCCTCGGTCATGTGGGAAGTAGAAAAACTCATCAACATCAAACAATCCGAGCCACTTGCATTCATGCTTTGCTCTCAAAGCACAGTGTGAAAAGCCTGCCTCTTGTGTTTTAACCCATGGCCAAGCATGCCTAGTAATGTTGTAGTCGTGCAAATTAAGCTCATCAATAACCTCTTGAAGCTCATCATCGCTGTTGTTGTCGTAGATGAACCATCGCTCTATTCCAAGCCAAGCGTGATAGATAATCCACTCCCGTAAGAAAGATGCCTGGTTCCATAGCATGGTGCAAGCACAAAGCTCGTATTTCCCTGTGTTACTCTTGCCCTGATGGGAGTTGACGTTTTGAAGTTTGGCAATGGAAGGCAGAGGAGCATCATCTGCACCTTCAACATTGCCATCACCACGACGACCAACAGTGACTCGAATGTCCTTAGCCTTATCTGGATTGTTTAGAATACTACGCGGCAACAAACACCGAACAGTTTCTTGTGCAGCTGCAATCGCTTGGGTAGTGAGCACAAATAATCCTCGATGATGTTGATCAAAATCAGTCAAACTGAAGTGGCACCTGAATTTCCTTGCATCGGCTTCTCTATGCGGCTTTAGATTCAATCCTTTAGCAAACACAACCACATTCCTAGTGTGAGCGTTCCAATCCAAAACCGCCTCATAAACCACCCTGTCCCAGGAAGGAACCACACTCTGATTAAGCCGCAACAACCAATCACGTCTTTCCACCACGACATTACCAAGACGCCCTCGCTGTCTCCCTCTCAAATTAACTGATGCAGAGAAGTTTAGAGGCGGAAGGTGACACCTCACAATGGACTTAAACTGATGGTATTCGTCAACAGACAAAACGGGCTTCAACACAACTTGTTCAAGCACAAGGTCGTAGTAAACACAGTCTAAGTTATCAACTGGGGGAGTTAATTTAGTGGACACGATTAGCATTAAGTGGTCAGGCATCAACACCCTGCCTTCAACTACTAAACGAGGATACTGGGATTTACTGGTAGCATGAGCACCACCATTACCAGTCAGAAAAACAGGCAAAAGTGATAAAGTGGAAGTCCTCAGAACCGGACGAAACGACACGCCCTTATGGATAGGCAAACGATCTGAGGAGATGAACAAAACAAACACGAAGAAAGACAAGCATACAGTTAGAGACCTTACAGATAAAAACTTGGCATACGGTGGTTTATATATTCTTGCCTGCTGCTTTCTCTTCCTCCGTTGCGGGGAATCCAttttcttgaatcttgaatGAGCAAGAAGCAGATCTGGAGGAGCTCACAGTGAGATTTATAAAGGCCGGTCGGAGAAGGAAAAGAATAAGGGAAGCAACGCGGAGTCGACTGCTGTTGCTTTTTGACTCGTGGAGTAGAGgaggaaaggaagaagagaagaagatgaggTGGATTATGgacttttgattgatttttacgCTCGTTTTAGCGCGTGAGATTGACACCTGCTTGTTTTAATTCAAAGgcttgttgttgatgattgctaattaattcccttttttttttcatgtcctttctatcttttatttttttgctaattaaATGGAGATTTTAGcaataaaatgattgatggatggATGACAGGAGCGATTCCTTCGTCAAGTTTTCATAAATCAGACATAaagtaattttatgtttttttgaccGTTAaagtagtttttctttttctcatttttaaaaaaaaaacacaagtgaggaaaaaaaatggcaaagtatcacatttgattttgtttttttttttttaaatagcacaTCCTCctgtttttcaatgtttttttatataattttgatggattaatataaaaaataaataattaaaaaaaataattttaatatattttcaaataacaaataatctttaaaaatactatatattataataacaagtaCACACTTATACTTCAAGTCTTACATTTCTCAAATCAATTTGCTAAATtcactaaattaaatttaacaacaACTATGGTTTAAACAAATCCCACAAAACTGTGTctacaaaatgattaaaaaaaatccaaaattaaccaTGGCAGAgtctttagaatttttttttttttttttgaaattgggATTTCATCATGCACCTGGAGGATCATGGATGGAGAATCTGTCCGGCTGTTGATGAGAggataaaaattgttgttgcctACAACAACTTgcttttcattatttgttttgaggAGTGGGTGCCGGCCACGGGAACGAAACGCACTTAACTATACGCTGGCAAAAAGACAGGTTGTTTGTAAAGCACGCATGTTGCTGCTTTGATTTTATGCGGAAATTTCCATTACCACCATGTGCCATCCATGATCGACTGCGAAGGAAGCCTCTCtctattgaaattttaaatcttcCCACCATCATCATGCACCTTCTATACCATGTAGTGGttagattttgattatttgttgTTAGCTCTAGGGACCGCTCTACCGCGGCGGTTGACCCATCgttttgctatttttaaaactttttatttaattaatgtttttgtgattttaaagtaattgaaaatcaatttggatCTCAATGATATTCTTGCGGAtatatcttgaattttaaaCTCGGAGATGTATTACATTACTTGTTTATGCCAGCAAGCTGAAAAATGGAAGCCACCAAACATGGGCAGATTAGGTTTGATTGTGACGTTTCTAAACTTCAAGGATGCTCCTTGACAGGCCTGGCTTTGGTGGGAAGAAATCATAGAGGACAAGTGTTTGTTGGGAAGGCATGAAACACTAATGTTTCAACTGTTTTAAAAGTTGAAGCCATGGCTTGTAGATATGCCATGAAGACTGCGGTCAACAAAGCTTCAAGCAATGTGATTATGGAGACAGAAGCGTGGTTTGTAGGTGATGCTTTTAGGGCAATTCTGGGTCCAAGTCCGTGAGAGATTAAGTTAGCGAttcatatttgatataataatgttaaaaataatttttaaaaaataaaaaatatttttttaatatattttcaaataaaatacaatttcaacaGCTCTCTCAACACTCAGTATTATTGCAGGAAGCTGAAAGCAAACATGGTAGCCGACTGGGTTTCTAGAGCCGTTAGACAGCTAAATAACCGTGGACTGGGTTCATGAGCCCCCCCGCCATCAAGGAGCTTTTGCATAATGACATTGCTAATGCTTCAATCAATGAATGCGTTGCATGTAAGAAAAGTGAAGTGAAGAATTATAAAGGGATTAAAAAGCAAAACTATCTTCTTTTTAAACAGCAGTATGGGTCTGTGACGGTGGTGCCCCTCCCCTCAACTGTTCTATCTTGAACAACTTGTTCCATGGTATACAACATGATTCTAGGAACAGGGTGGGTTTATCCCACAGAAAGATTCTTTATTCACCATACAAAGCAGTGTGAAATACTGATCCCTGCACAGCTATAACTTCTCCGTCAGCAAATGGTGAAACCCAGTTAAATAAGAATCATTTATGGAGACTAGCTCTGGTGGTGTGTTCCTAAAGACACGCCACCTCTAAATAGAGAAATCTGGATATTATTCCCTGAAGCCCGTAGTATAATCAGTGAGAAGGCAGTAAAAATCCAAGAATTTCACATTTATGCACTTGTGGCTAACTTGATCTGTGACTGGCTTTTTCTTCCAGTGCGTTCAGCTTCAGATTCTTATGGCCCTTGTCTCCCAGCTTGATGACTGTTATGAAAAATTCTTGTTTTCATTTAAGAGGAAACCTGATGGCACAAATGCAGATAATTAGAGAGATGGTCTAGAAAGCAGAAGGTTTTACTCTTGGCAACTtccatttcaaataaatttgtatCCAGAAAACCATAATTTGCTAGCTCATACCGCGCAAATAGATAACTAAATCCATAGGTAAacttctaaaaattataaaacttagtGATATCAACTCAAATACATGCAATGAGGAACGCAGTAAGGATCTGTAATATTTAGATACTAGTTATTTTATGCATTAGAATTTGTAGTTCTTTGCCATCACAACACTTAGTCATGATACCAAACCTTGGGGGATTTACTCGATTGAtgttcaaaatgatttaaaaaaaaaaaaaaagaacttgcaAAGAGAGAATTTGAATACAGTAAAGCTAGTGTAAGATCAGATATCTAATCACCTGCTGCTTAGGTTCATCTCGACTTCTGTTATTTGCCATTTGACTTGTACAGAGCCCTGAACTCTGCCTGTTTACGCTGGAAACATCTGCCAACGTATCCACAACAAATCCACCCATACTCTGACGCTGAGATCTTTGGCTTCCTGGGTTGTATGTTTCAATGCTAGCATTCTTAACAGGAATACTGCAAACAGAATTCAATGACTGAGTGTTCCCAGAAGAAGAGAACCTTGAAGTAGAAGAGCGACATTCTGTTCTCCTCCAGAGCTTGGAACTTAAGAATTCTGCACCAGGAAGCTTGCAACATGTGTTCTCTACAGAGTCAGTTCTAGGAATCCTTCCACTTGATACTGCCAAATCATAAGAAATTTCATTGACTGCCATCTCCAGGCCGTGAACACGTGTCTCGAGAGAATTTATACCACTCTGGGAGCTCCCCATGAATCTctaaattcaagaaaagatgAGACGATTGAAGTCAGCAAATAACTTTTCATCATTTTAGCGCCCTAGTATTTCCACTAAAGTGCTACATTGCCAAGTTTAGTAAACCATAGTATACACAATAATTGGACGTTCAAGCATAACAAAGTAGATGGATGGTGACATGTTGACCCACGGCAAGGGGTTAACTCTATTCAGTGAGGGGAAAGAGTTGATTGTTCCAAATTTCACCATTAATTGGAGACACCGTAGCAAATTACATGTAGTGAAAGCATGCGTTATCTCATCTGGGCAATATGTCCAAATAGAGTGGTAATGTACAGACTACAGAGCTAGCAACAACATGCTGTAAGCAAACTGAGGAAATGAAAGCCTTTCTTCACAATTGGCTAGAATGACTTGTTAGGAGGAGAGGGAGGCAAAGAGTGAGAGATCAAAATTCTCATGTTGTACCTGGAGGAGGTCTAAAAGACTGGATTGCTGGTTTTCAATCTGAATAAGTTGTTCACGGATCAAAGACAGATCCTCGTAATCTTTATGGTTCTCATAGAAATCTTCAGTAGAACTGCTCACTTCAACATCTTTGCTGTAACAGTTTTCATCCCCCTGAATTGGAACCACGCGCGACCCAGATTTCAAACCATCATATTTGTGCCGTTTGTCAACTAGGATACTACTGAAGAGGACACGTTTTGTTTCTGGTGTGGAATTTGTATCATCCACATTCTGCCCTGATCCCAAAACTCCAGAATCATGCCCTGTAACATCACCACAAGCTTTTCCTGGTGGTGTAGCGATTTCAATTTTCCAAGCTGAATGTCTATCATGGCTCAGCTTATGAGACGTTCCTGTCTTTGAATTGCTGTCATTGCTCTTTGCCGGGCTTTGTTTTTTGGCAGCTGTCATGAACGAAGCATCAGGAGGAGGGGACCTATTTGCGGGGACTGTTTTCTTAGATAAAGGAGTTTTGAAACCGATGTCTTTGGAATTTTTGGAGGTGGTGGAGATGCATATACCAACTGCATTATCTGGTCCATgccaaaatgcaagaaaaacataaattgatcATGTGAATTATCTTCACTACAAAAACTAGCAGGAGACTAACTTAAACTTCAATGCCATGCGCGCTAAATTATTGAACCCTTCTGAATTCAATCATAATAAATAAGATTATgaggagagaaagaagaagaagctgataCCTATAGAAGAACATGTAGACTGAGATGGAACTGAAATTTCCTCAGAAATGCCTGGCACCTCCTTCCACAACTCCAATGTGCGATTCATAGTCTCCCTAACCAccttcaccttttttttcataCACACAAATCGTATCAGTACGAAAATTCCAACTTTCAGAATCAAAATCTATTGCCACTTTTCCAgcgatttaatttaatttgtttttaccatTCAAATTGTAATCTCtttagttaaaagaaaaaagaaaaagaaaaagaaaaagaaaagcttgcAATCTGTTCAcaattttctcagcaaccaaacaagtTTTAAGAGAAAGAAGATAGATAATATTATACCTTATCAAACCTCCTGGTCTCTAGAGAAGTCAAACAGGTAGCTTTATGTTCCTTCGCCAACTTCTTTTCCATTGACGCCACCTTCCCTAAGGCCTCAGCAGCAGCTTTTCTGGCTGTCCAATCTTCACTGCTCAAAAACTCAACCAAACACGGGACTAACCAATCTAAAAGCCCCTTACTTGACGCCCCACCAACGCCAACAATGCTCCCAATCAAACTCAGCAACGCCGCCTTTGCTTTAAACCCCTCTCCCTTAACCAGCTTCCCAAGCCTCGGCAGCACCTTCCTCAAGTGCTCCACCTCTGGCTCTGGCGCTGCCTCTATGGCCGCTGCCAAACACAAGGCCGCCCCGATCTGAGCGTTGAAATCCTGGTCAACAGTCAACAAGTCAATAAGCGGCCTGGAGAGAGTTGAGAAGGGTGGGTCCGTGATCTGAGAAGACATGGCCGAGGTGGCTTCGACGCAGGCAGAGCGGACTGCGGAGTCGGGGTCGCGAAGTCGGCGGGTGATGGTGGAGATCATTTTGGAGAGGTGGGGTGAGAGAGAGTTGCCGTGGGAGCGAGATAGAAGAGTTAAAAGAGAGACGCATTGTTT is a window encoding:
- the LOC7473236 gene encoding glycosyltransferase family 92 protein RCOM_0530710 isoform X2, yielding MPDHLMLIVSTKLTPPVDNLDCVYYDLVLEQVVLKPVLSVDEYHQFKSIVRCHLPPLNFSASVNLRGRQRGRLGNVVVERRDWLLRLNQSVVPSWDRVVYEAVLDWNAHTRNVVVFAKGLNLKPHREADARKFRCHFSLTDFDQHHRGLFVLTTQAIAAAQETVRCLLPRSILNNPDKAKDIRVTVGRRGDGNVEGADDAPLPSIAKLQNVNSHQGKSNTGKYELCACTMLWNQASFLREWIIYHAWLGIERWFIYDNNSDDELQEVIDELNLHDYNITRHAWPWVKTQEAGFSHCALRAKHECKWLGLFDVDEFFYFPHDRGQDIPGPNSLRALVMNYTDSPTYAEIRTVCHSYGPSGLTSSPTQGVTVGYTCRLEAPERHKSIVRPELLHTTLLNAVHHFRLQDGYRYLDLPESKAIVNHYKYQAWDTFKAKFFRRVSTYVTNWQDDQNKGSKDRAPGLGTEAIEPHNWRLQFCEVWDTGLKDFVMANFADSASGFLPWERSLA
- the LOC7473236 gene encoding glycosyltransferase family 92 protein RCOM_0530710 isoform X1; translated protein: MDSPQRRKRKQQARIYKPPYAKFLSVRSLTVCLSFFVFVLFISSDRLPIHKGVSFRPVLRTSTLSLLPVFLTGNGGAHATSKSQYPRLVVEGRVLMPDHLMLIVSTKLTPPVDNLDCVYYDLVLEQVVLKPVLSVDEYHQFKSIVRCHLPPLNFSASVNLRGRQRGRLGNVVVERRDWLLRLNQSVVPSWDRVVYEAVLDWNAHTRNVVVFAKGLNLKPHREADARKFRCHFSLTDFDQHHRGLFVLTTQAIAAAQETVRCLLPRSILNNPDKAKDIRVTVGRRGDGNVEGADDAPLPSIAKLQNVNSHQGKSNTGKYELCACTMLWNQASFLREWIIYHAWLGIERWFIYDNNSDDELQEVIDELNLHDYNITRHAWPWVKTQEAGFSHCALRAKHECKWLGLFDVDEFFYFPHDRGQDIPGPNSLRALVMNYTDSPTYAEIRTVCHSYGPSGLTSSPTQGVTVGYTCRLEAPERHKSIVRPELLHTTLLNAVHHFRLQDGYRYLDLPESKAIVNHYKYQAWDTFKAKFFRRVSTYVTNWQDDQNKGSKDRAPGLGTEAIEPHNWRLQFCEVWDTGLKDFVMANFADSASGFLPWERSLA
- the LOC7469069 gene encoding TORTIFOLIA1-like protein 4 yields the protein MSPPQKPPAVTNDLKPRVIACLNKLSDRDTLLVAATELESIAKNLTTPDSFLHFLNCIHNTDSSSKSPVRKQCVSLLTLLSRSHGNSLSPHLSKMISTITRRLRDPDSAVRSACVEATSAMSSQITDPPFSTLSRPLIDLLTVDQDFNAQIGAALCLAAAIEAAPEPEVEHLRKVLPRLGKLVKGEGFKAKAALLSLIGSIVGVGGASSKGLLDWLVPCLVEFLSSEDWTARKAAAEALGKVASMEKKLAKEHKATCLTSLETRRFDKVKVVRETMNRTLELWKEVPGISEEISVPSQSTCSSIDNAVGICISTTSKNSKDIGFKTPLSKKTVPANRSPPPDASFMTAAKKQSPAKSNDSNSKTGTSHKLSHDRHSAWKIEIATPPGKACGDVTGHDSGVLGSGQNVDDTNSTPETKRVLFSSILVDKRHKYDGLKSGSRVVPIQGDENCYSKDVEVSSSTEDFYENHKDYEDLSLIREQLIQIENQQSSLLDLLQRFMGSSQSGINSLETRVHGLEMAVNEISYDLAVSSGRIPRTDSVENTCCKLPGAEFLSSKLWRRTECRSSTSRFSSSGNTQSLNSVCSIPVKNASIETYNPGSQRSQRQSMGGFVVDTLADVSSVNRQSSGLCTSQMANNRSRDEPKQQVSS